A stretch of the Corvus moneduloides isolate bCorMon1 chromosome 8, bCorMon1.pri, whole genome shotgun sequence genome encodes the following:
- the LCOR gene encoding ligand-dependent corepressor isoform X1 has translation MASPCGRQQCSIQRRGVRHQLDSWRHKLIHCVGFESILEGLFGPGLLKDLSLFKDCEPEGVSDWSFDENCLFCCLRREKVKEHLVSLDEPASEAGQEALLRQEQAKIIRFERQAEEFLNAVFYRKDSPRVSDPNIPLVAREIMQRMIRQFAAEYTSKNSSTQDSSQPNSTKNQSLLKASLVASSPTAATAQNPVLSKLLMADQDSPLDLTVRKSQSEPSEQDGVLDLSTKKSPCAGSTSLSHSPGCSSTSGNGEDAAETIAIDSNNQPKSPLEKFMVRLCTHHQKQFIRVLNDIYTEVQPDSDSQQLSESESMEASTCGSGCSQRSTENQDKGATCTESKLPSTLDPGQSGSDGPLYVTGQALKQPVELKSLDRAENSSPALRRDFCELPITRLRSASPKDSPTQEYLSTLNSSSLNFHHAAKTLEGQQAAGHEQEAGVRKCEDNKEQLAGKTLMEGYISVKVANVNGSEDSLDSCLGSQKSSFRALPEESWDPGFAVTPPRRADKENTLQCSSKASLHQDLDAKEQDVRPKQENHLHAVAKGKAGCHLHPADKGTLDKSKEGWLPTGAMPAAHRTPSGHPRAKTASLRSSRKSKKTSGLRINDYDNQCDVVYISQPITECHFETQRLVPSRRTARKSTRGYYFNGECCELPTVRTLVKSSRAEERVSSPALRTETLVSAKPPLVLSVEGSAGAGREGEKRVSLRLLAKVAPTSREMKERAEVGSMQLRDTRALRSREAAVAMPFFSLSAPPSPQKEDSLAGSLPPGSPPADGGGMTAGGTVTWEAGSSLGSSGDGSSSGQAADIAAFSVSKAHSEEEGCPGSDIQTVPDPSASPEPKSSSQPSATTDTTPLPCDGARDPALLLSSGAAELCGQCLAEPSPCSPGLQAPGELPATMDGESPLMPSATLQCGDVNKSIDAKPEAESSVMVGDGPLEQEDAVLVSTPLPKILELEAMQNNSTAGEKEPTEGEMPPDPNSSDSVPSKDSLDKKRKKGRRALVASDRCLRSQQSQSPAESSAEDSGSSSSVQLPCLQIKFSKSPGAKRFKREVQLDEAASVHFPNDCFPNVLLKTSEGPGIGQAPESIAEQQPGEENGVTTRQTYKSILAKETAAEGKNYSKDDSSANSSQSQPGEMLEISIQADSEKKNIPLPPENSVPANDAEQVDVKPVNASAKDEESSDSARDLGKPVNCELVTDLPPCPSSRGGSKHLPAKTAKHKKVALQFYNLRHAPAPVDSAKKSTPGKESMQAIPKLREEHSSGNDDCPALEEIDMADSKPKFMEWCAEEENQELIAEFNTQYMKIQKGWIQLEKEVQPTPKVKNKADKLKEIWKSKKRTRKSRGSLDVQKLSPVQMLFMKAFKLSDICQWFLETTETRSLVIVKKLNTRLPGEIPPLKVPMQKYSSSSLYPSSLQAERLKKHLKKFAATTPARNNLKNQKLWAKIRENADKAEAEEATTPNQTSPTDASTKELSEDKTIQPALSLPTQASTRILRKYSNLRGKLRAQQRMVKTEKQSDGPGDHLSLENKQSRKSVCINPLMSPKLALQIKAAAFPAKSPSVDGTGKGRKGKSRSQEDSLPKVDLQLSKKKKMLKESRSTQERSSSSTKDKLPAKKATKIKHSEVSAKAPATRKQAAMERSNKLARKMSLKEKKVPKKQLEKMRLPIRKGKENTSRRAVLPPSHEELSKCPKQKPLGESSTRSQKMANKKHSSGKTLTRSMKKMQENNVSQGKRKLRAKVDCSHSKRSRLDPK, from the exons ACAGTCCTAGGGTCTCTGACCCCAATATTCCCCTAGTGGCCCGTGAGATCATGCAGCGAATGATCCGACAGTTTGCTGCTGAATATACCTCAAAAAATAGCTCTACTCAGGACTCCAGCCAGCCCAATAGCACAAAGAACCAAAGCCTGCTGAAAGCATCTCTGGTCGCCTCCTCTCCCACGGCTGCAACTGCTCAGAACCCTGTGCTCAGCAAACTGCTCATGGCTGACCAAGACTCACCTCTGGACCTTACTGTCAGAAAGTCTCAGTCAGAACCTAGTGAACAAG ACGGTGTGCTTGATTTATCCACTAAGAAGAGTCCTTGCGCTGGCAGCACTTCTCTGAGTCACTCTCCAGGGTGCTCCAGTACTTCGGGAAATGG TGAGGATGCAGCAGAGACAATAGCAATAGACTCTAACAATCAGCCGAAGTCTCCACTGGAAAAATTTATGGTCAGACTGTGTACACATCACCAGAAGCAGTTCATCCGTGTGCTGAACGACATATACACTGAAGTACAACCAGACTCTGACAGCCAGCAGTTGTCTGAATCTGAGAGCATGGAGGCCTCTACTTGTGGCTCTGGTTGTAGCCAGCGAAGCACTGAAAATCAGGATAAGGGTGCTACTTGTACTGAATCAAAGCTCCCTTCTACATTGGACCCAGGACAGTCAGGGTCTGATGGTCCCCTATATGTTACAGGACAAGCCCTGAAGCAGCCAGTGGAACTGAAGTCTCTGGACAGAGCAGAGAACTCCAGTCCTGCTTTGAGAAGGGACTTCTGCGAGCTCCCCATCACCAGGCTTCGCTCTGCTAGTCCAAAGGATAGCCCCACCCAAGAATACCTCAGCACGTTGAACTCTTCCTCTTTGAATTTCCATCATGCCGCAAAGACCCTGGAAGGGCAGCAAGCTGCTGGACATGAACAAGAAGCCGGTGTCAGGAAGTGTGAGGATAATAAAGAGCAGCTAGCAGGTAAGACTCTCATGGAAGGTTATATCTCAGTCAAAGTGGCAAATGTGAATGGCAGCGAGGACAGCTTAGACAGCTGTCTGGGGTCCCAAAAGAGCTCTTTCAGGGCTCTGCCAGAGGAATCCTGGGATCCTGGCTTTGCAGTGACCCCCCCTCGCAGAGCCGACAAAGAGAACACTTTGCAATGCAGCTCGAAAGCATCTTTGCACCAGGACTTAGACGCAAAAGAACAAGATGTGAGACCAAAGCAAGAAAACCACCTGCATGCCGTGGCCAAGGGCAAGGCAGGCTGCCACCTGCATCCAGCCGACAAGGGCACGCTCGACAAGTCCAAAGAGGGCTGGCTGCCCACTGGCGCCATGCCAGCTGCTCACCGGACCCCCAGTGGGCACCCCCGTGCCAAGACAGCCTCCCTCAGGTCCTCTCGGAAGAGCAAGAAGACATCGGGGTTGAGGATCAATGACTACGACAACCAGTGTGATGTGGTGTACATCAGCCAGCCCATCACCGAGTGCCATTTCGAGACCCAGCGGCTGGTGCCGTCCCGCAGGACGGCGAGGAAGAGCACGCGGGGGTATTACTTCAACGGGGAGTGCTGCGAGCTCCCCACTGTCCGCACGCTGGTTAAGAGCTCCCGGGCGGAGGAGAGGGTGAGCAGCCCGGCACTGCGAACAGAGACCCTCGTAAGTGCGAAGCCACCCCTGGTGCTGTCGGTGGAGGGGTCTGCAGGGGCAGGACGGGAGGGTGAGAAGAGGGTTTCCCTGAGGCTCCTGGCTAAAGTGGCACCAACCAGTCGAGAAATGAAAGAGAGAGCTGAGGTGGGCTCCATGCAGCTCCGGGATACCCGAGCACTTCGGTCGAGGGAAGCTGCCGTGGCCATGCcattcttctccctctctgctccaccCAGCCCCCAGAAAGAGGACAGCTTAGCCGGCTCACTGCCCCCTGGCTCCCCTCCTGCTGACGGAGGGGGGATGACAGCAGGAGGCACTGTCACCTGGGAGGCTGGCAGTAGCCTGGGCTCCTCtggggatggcagcagcagtgggcaggCTGCTGATATTGCTGCCTTTTCAGTCTCAAAAGCACACAGTGAGGAGGAAGGTTGTCCAGGCTCTGACATACAAACTGTTCCAGacccctctgccagcccagagCCAAAGTCCTCCTCACAGCCCTCTGCCACTACAGACACAACACCTCTGCCCTGTGATGGTGCCAGGGATCCTGCCCTGCTTCTAAGCTCAGgggctgctgagctctgtgggcaGTGTCTGGCAGAGCCCTCCCCATGCTCTCCAGGCTTGCAGGCTCCTGGTGAGCTCCCTGCCACCATGGATGGGGAGAGCCCCCTGATGCCCTCTGCTACCTTGCAGTGTGGGGATGTGAACAAAAGCATCGATGCTAAACCAGAAGCTGAATCATCAGTCATGGTGGGTGATGGCCCTCTTGAGCAAGAGGATGCTGTGCTCGTCAGCAcacccctccccaaaatctTGGAATTGGAGGCAATGCAGAAtaacagcacagcaggagaaaaagagcCCACTGAAGGGGAAATGCCACCCGACCCCAACAGCTCAGACTCTGTCCCTTCCAAAGACAGTCTAGACAAGAAGCGAAAGAAAGGCAGGAGAGCACTAGTGGCATCAGACCGGTGTCTCCGAAGCCAACAATCCCAGTCACCTGCCGAGAGCAGTGCTGAGGACTCTGGTTcttccagctctgtgcagcttcCTTGCCTTCAGATCAAATTCTCCAAGAGCCCTGGCGCTAAGCGGTTCAAGAGAGAAGTGCAGCTGGATGAGGCAGCATCTGTGCACTTCCCAAATGACTGCTTCCCCAATGTGCTGCTCAAAACCAGTGAGGGGCCAGGCATTGGCCAGGCTCCAGAGAGCATcgctgagcagcagccaggtgagGAGAATGGTGTCACTACCAGACAAACCTATAAAAGCATCTTAGCAAAAGAgactgctgcagagggaaaaaattactcTAAAGATGACTCCTCTGCTAACAGCAGCCAAAGTCAACCGGGTGAGATGCTGGAAATCAGCATCCAGGCTGattctgagaagaaaaacattccCCTCCCTCCAGAGAACAGTGTTCCTGCAAATGATGCTGAGCAAGTGGATGTGAAACCAGTCAATGCCAGTGCAAAGGACGAGGAGAGCTCTGACAGTGCCAGGGATCTGGGCAAGCCAGTGAACTGTGAGCTGGTGACTGATCTGCCTCCAtgtcccagcagcagaggtggaagCAAGCATCTTCCAGCAAAAACTGCAAAGCATAAAAAGGTTGCTCTGCAGTTTTATAACTTACGACATGCACCCGCACCTGTAGACAGTGCAAAAAAGAGCACACCAGGGAAGGAGTCTATGCAAGCAATCCCCAAACTGAGGGAAGAACACAGTTCAGGGAATGATGactgcccagcactggaggAGATAGACATGGCTGACAGCAAACCAAAGTTCATGGAGTGGTGTGCTGAAGAGGAGAACCAGGAGCTCATTGCTGAGTTCAACACTCAGTACATGAAAATCCAGAAGGGCTGGattcagctggagaaggaggtCCAGCCAACCCCCAAGGTTAAGAACAAAGCCGacaaactgaaagagatttggaaaagcaagaaaagaacaCGGAAAAGCAGGGGTTCACTGGACGTGCAGAAGCTTTCTCCTGTGCAGATGCTGTTTATGAAGGCTTTTAAGCTGTCTGACATATGCCAGTGGTTTCTGGAGACAACTGAAACCAGGTCTCTAGTGATTGTGAAGAAACTCAACACGCGTCTCCCAGGGGAGATTCCCCCCCTGAAAGTCCCCATGCAGAAATATTCTTCCTCTAGTCTCTACCCCAGCTCACTACAAGCTGAACGTTTGAAAAAACATCTCAAGAAGTTCGCTGCCACTACCCCAGCTCGGAATAATCTGAAGAACCAAAAGCTTTGGGCCAAAATTCGTGAGAATGCTGATAAAGCAGAGGCTGAAGAAGCCACCACTCCCAACCAGACTTCTCCCACTGATGCCAGCACCAAGGAGCTGAGCGAAGACAAAACCATCCAGCCTGCCCTCAGCTTGCCCACGCAGGCCAGCACCAGGATCCTGCGCAAGTACTCCAATCTTCGGGGCAAGCTGCGAGCCCAGCAGCGCATGGTGAAGACAGAGAAGCAGAGTGATGGCCCAGGGGACCATCTGTCCCTGGAGAACAAGCAGAGCCGGAAGAGTGTGTGCATCAACCCCCTGATGTCTCCAAAGTTGGCCTTGCAGATcaaagctgctgcctttcctgctAAATCTCCCTCAGTGGATGGGACGGGGAAGGGGCGGAAGGGGAAGAGCAGGTCCCAAGAGGACTCCTTGCCCAAAGTTGACCTCCAGCTcagcaagaagaagaagatgCTGAAGGAGAGCAGAAGCACCCAGGAGCGATCCAGCTCCTCCACCAAGGACAAGCTGCCTGCCAAGAAGGCTACTAAAATAAAGCATTCAGAGGTCAGTGCAAAAGCTCCCGCCACCCGAAAGCAGGCTGCCATGGAGCGGAGCAATAAACTGGccagaaaaatgtctttgaaagagaagaaagtcccgaaaaagcagctggagaagatgCGGCTCCCCATAAGGAAGGGCAAGGAGAACACGAGCAGAcgggctgtgctgcctcccaGTCACGAGGAGCTGTCCAAGTGCCCCAAGCAGAAGCCCCTGGGAGAGTCCTCCACACGGTCACAGAAGATGGCCAACAAGAAGCACAGCAGCGGGAAGACCCTGACAAGGTCCATGAAGAAGATGCAGGAGAACAATGTGTCTCAGGGCAAGAGGAAGCTGAGGGCAAAAGTGGACTGTTCGCACAGCAAACGATCACGACTGGACCCGAAATAG
- the LCOR gene encoding ligand-dependent corepressor isoform X2, producing MQRMIRQFAAEYTSKNSSTQDSSQPNSTKNQSLLKASLVASSPTAATAQNPVLSKLLMADQDSPLDLTVRKSQSEPSEQDGVLDLSTKKSPCAGSTSLSHSPGCSSTSGNGEDAAETIAIDSNNQPKSPLEKFMVRLCTHHQKQFIRVLNDIYTEVQPDSDSQQLSESESMEASTCGSGCSQRSTENQDKGATCTESKLPSTLDPGQSGSDGPLYVTGQALKQPVELKSLDRAENSSPALRRDFCELPITRLRSASPKDSPTQEYLSTLNSSSLNFHHAAKTLEGQQAAGHEQEAGVRKCEDNKEQLAGKTLMEGYISVKVANVNGSEDSLDSCLGSQKSSFRALPEESWDPGFAVTPPRRADKENTLQCSSKASLHQDLDAKEQDVRPKQENHLHAVAKGKAGCHLHPADKGTLDKSKEGWLPTGAMPAAHRTPSGHPRAKTASLRSSRKSKKTSGLRINDYDNQCDVVYISQPITECHFETQRLVPSRRTARKSTRGYYFNGECCELPTVRTLVKSSRAEERVSSPALRTETLVSAKPPLVLSVEGSAGAGREGEKRVSLRLLAKVAPTSREMKERAEVGSMQLRDTRALRSREAAVAMPFFSLSAPPSPQKEDSLAGSLPPGSPPADGGGMTAGGTVTWEAGSSLGSSGDGSSSGQAADIAAFSVSKAHSEEEGCPGSDIQTVPDPSASPEPKSSSQPSATTDTTPLPCDGARDPALLLSSGAAELCGQCLAEPSPCSPGLQAPGELPATMDGESPLMPSATLQCGDVNKSIDAKPEAESSVMVGDGPLEQEDAVLVSTPLPKILELEAMQNNSTAGEKEPTEGEMPPDPNSSDSVPSKDSLDKKRKKGRRALVASDRCLRSQQSQSPAESSAEDSGSSSSVQLPCLQIKFSKSPGAKRFKREVQLDEAASVHFPNDCFPNVLLKTSEGPGIGQAPESIAEQQPGEENGVTTRQTYKSILAKETAAEGKNYSKDDSSANSSQSQPGEMLEISIQADSEKKNIPLPPENSVPANDAEQVDVKPVNASAKDEESSDSARDLGKPVNCELVTDLPPCPSSRGGSKHLPAKTAKHKKVALQFYNLRHAPAPVDSAKKSTPGKESMQAIPKLREEHSSGNDDCPALEEIDMADSKPKFMEWCAEEENQELIAEFNTQYMKIQKGWIQLEKEVQPTPKVKNKADKLKEIWKSKKRTRKSRGSLDVQKLSPVQMLFMKAFKLSDICQWFLETTETRSLVIVKKLNTRLPGEIPPLKVPMQKYSSSSLYPSSLQAERLKKHLKKFAATTPARNNLKNQKLWAKIRENADKAEAEEATTPNQTSPTDASTKELSEDKTIQPALSLPTQASTRILRKYSNLRGKLRAQQRMVKTEKQSDGPGDHLSLENKQSRKSVCINPLMSPKLALQIKAAAFPAKSPSVDGTGKGRKGKSRSQEDSLPKVDLQLSKKKKMLKESRSTQERSSSSTKDKLPAKKATKIKHSEVSAKAPATRKQAAMERSNKLARKMSLKEKKVPKKQLEKMRLPIRKGKENTSRRAVLPPSHEELSKCPKQKPLGESSTRSQKMANKKHSSGKTLTRSMKKMQENNVSQGKRKLRAKVDCSHSKRSRLDPK from the exons ATGCAGCGAATGATCCGACAGTTTGCTGCTGAATATACCTCAAAAAATAGCTCTACTCAGGACTCCAGCCAGCCCAATAGCACAAAGAACCAAAGCCTGCTGAAAGCATCTCTGGTCGCCTCCTCTCCCACGGCTGCAACTGCTCAGAACCCTGTGCTCAGCAAACTGCTCATGGCTGACCAAGACTCACCTCTGGACCTTACTGTCAGAAAGTCTCAGTCAGAACCTAGTGAACAAG ACGGTGTGCTTGATTTATCCACTAAGAAGAGTCCTTGCGCTGGCAGCACTTCTCTGAGTCACTCTCCAGGGTGCTCCAGTACTTCGGGAAATGG TGAGGATGCAGCAGAGACAATAGCAATAGACTCTAACAATCAGCCGAAGTCTCCACTGGAAAAATTTATGGTCAGACTGTGTACACATCACCAGAAGCAGTTCATCCGTGTGCTGAACGACATATACACTGAAGTACAACCAGACTCTGACAGCCAGCAGTTGTCTGAATCTGAGAGCATGGAGGCCTCTACTTGTGGCTCTGGTTGTAGCCAGCGAAGCACTGAAAATCAGGATAAGGGTGCTACTTGTACTGAATCAAAGCTCCCTTCTACATTGGACCCAGGACAGTCAGGGTCTGATGGTCCCCTATATGTTACAGGACAAGCCCTGAAGCAGCCAGTGGAACTGAAGTCTCTGGACAGAGCAGAGAACTCCAGTCCTGCTTTGAGAAGGGACTTCTGCGAGCTCCCCATCACCAGGCTTCGCTCTGCTAGTCCAAAGGATAGCCCCACCCAAGAATACCTCAGCACGTTGAACTCTTCCTCTTTGAATTTCCATCATGCCGCAAAGACCCTGGAAGGGCAGCAAGCTGCTGGACATGAACAAGAAGCCGGTGTCAGGAAGTGTGAGGATAATAAAGAGCAGCTAGCAGGTAAGACTCTCATGGAAGGTTATATCTCAGTCAAAGTGGCAAATGTGAATGGCAGCGAGGACAGCTTAGACAGCTGTCTGGGGTCCCAAAAGAGCTCTTTCAGGGCTCTGCCAGAGGAATCCTGGGATCCTGGCTTTGCAGTGACCCCCCCTCGCAGAGCCGACAAAGAGAACACTTTGCAATGCAGCTCGAAAGCATCTTTGCACCAGGACTTAGACGCAAAAGAACAAGATGTGAGACCAAAGCAAGAAAACCACCTGCATGCCGTGGCCAAGGGCAAGGCAGGCTGCCACCTGCATCCAGCCGACAAGGGCACGCTCGACAAGTCCAAAGAGGGCTGGCTGCCCACTGGCGCCATGCCAGCTGCTCACCGGACCCCCAGTGGGCACCCCCGTGCCAAGACAGCCTCCCTCAGGTCCTCTCGGAAGAGCAAGAAGACATCGGGGTTGAGGATCAATGACTACGACAACCAGTGTGATGTGGTGTACATCAGCCAGCCCATCACCGAGTGCCATTTCGAGACCCAGCGGCTGGTGCCGTCCCGCAGGACGGCGAGGAAGAGCACGCGGGGGTATTACTTCAACGGGGAGTGCTGCGAGCTCCCCACTGTCCGCACGCTGGTTAAGAGCTCCCGGGCGGAGGAGAGGGTGAGCAGCCCGGCACTGCGAACAGAGACCCTCGTAAGTGCGAAGCCACCCCTGGTGCTGTCGGTGGAGGGGTCTGCAGGGGCAGGACGGGAGGGTGAGAAGAGGGTTTCCCTGAGGCTCCTGGCTAAAGTGGCACCAACCAGTCGAGAAATGAAAGAGAGAGCTGAGGTGGGCTCCATGCAGCTCCGGGATACCCGAGCACTTCGGTCGAGGGAAGCTGCCGTGGCCATGCcattcttctccctctctgctccaccCAGCCCCCAGAAAGAGGACAGCTTAGCCGGCTCACTGCCCCCTGGCTCCCCTCCTGCTGACGGAGGGGGGATGACAGCAGGAGGCACTGTCACCTGGGAGGCTGGCAGTAGCCTGGGCTCCTCtggggatggcagcagcagtgggcaggCTGCTGATATTGCTGCCTTTTCAGTCTCAAAAGCACACAGTGAGGAGGAAGGTTGTCCAGGCTCTGACATACAAACTGTTCCAGacccctctgccagcccagagCCAAAGTCCTCCTCACAGCCCTCTGCCACTACAGACACAACACCTCTGCCCTGTGATGGTGCCAGGGATCCTGCCCTGCTTCTAAGCTCAGgggctgctgagctctgtgggcaGTGTCTGGCAGAGCCCTCCCCATGCTCTCCAGGCTTGCAGGCTCCTGGTGAGCTCCCTGCCACCATGGATGGGGAGAGCCCCCTGATGCCCTCTGCTACCTTGCAGTGTGGGGATGTGAACAAAAGCATCGATGCTAAACCAGAAGCTGAATCATCAGTCATGGTGGGTGATGGCCCTCTTGAGCAAGAGGATGCTGTGCTCGTCAGCAcacccctccccaaaatctTGGAATTGGAGGCAATGCAGAAtaacagcacagcaggagaaaaagagcCCACTGAAGGGGAAATGCCACCCGACCCCAACAGCTCAGACTCTGTCCCTTCCAAAGACAGTCTAGACAAGAAGCGAAAGAAAGGCAGGAGAGCACTAGTGGCATCAGACCGGTGTCTCCGAAGCCAACAATCCCAGTCACCTGCCGAGAGCAGTGCTGAGGACTCTGGTTcttccagctctgtgcagcttcCTTGCCTTCAGATCAAATTCTCCAAGAGCCCTGGCGCTAAGCGGTTCAAGAGAGAAGTGCAGCTGGATGAGGCAGCATCTGTGCACTTCCCAAATGACTGCTTCCCCAATGTGCTGCTCAAAACCAGTGAGGGGCCAGGCATTGGCCAGGCTCCAGAGAGCATcgctgagcagcagccaggtgagGAGAATGGTGTCACTACCAGACAAACCTATAAAAGCATCTTAGCAAAAGAgactgctgcagagggaaaaaattactcTAAAGATGACTCCTCTGCTAACAGCAGCCAAAGTCAACCGGGTGAGATGCTGGAAATCAGCATCCAGGCTGattctgagaagaaaaacattccCCTCCCTCCAGAGAACAGTGTTCCTGCAAATGATGCTGAGCAAGTGGATGTGAAACCAGTCAATGCCAGTGCAAAGGACGAGGAGAGCTCTGACAGTGCCAGGGATCTGGGCAAGCCAGTGAACTGTGAGCTGGTGACTGATCTGCCTCCAtgtcccagcagcagaggtggaagCAAGCATCTTCCAGCAAAAACTGCAAAGCATAAAAAGGTTGCTCTGCAGTTTTATAACTTACGACATGCACCCGCACCTGTAGACAGTGCAAAAAAGAGCACACCAGGGAAGGAGTCTATGCAAGCAATCCCCAAACTGAGGGAAGAACACAGTTCAGGGAATGATGactgcccagcactggaggAGATAGACATGGCTGACAGCAAACCAAAGTTCATGGAGTGGTGTGCTGAAGAGGAGAACCAGGAGCTCATTGCTGAGTTCAACACTCAGTACATGAAAATCCAGAAGGGCTGGattcagctggagaaggaggtCCAGCCAACCCCCAAGGTTAAGAACAAAGCCGacaaactgaaagagatttggaaaagcaagaaaagaacaCGGAAAAGCAGGGGTTCACTGGACGTGCAGAAGCTTTCTCCTGTGCAGATGCTGTTTATGAAGGCTTTTAAGCTGTCTGACATATGCCAGTGGTTTCTGGAGACAACTGAAACCAGGTCTCTAGTGATTGTGAAGAAACTCAACACGCGTCTCCCAGGGGAGATTCCCCCCCTGAAAGTCCCCATGCAGAAATATTCTTCCTCTAGTCTCTACCCCAGCTCACTACAAGCTGAACGTTTGAAAAAACATCTCAAGAAGTTCGCTGCCACTACCCCAGCTCGGAATAATCTGAAGAACCAAAAGCTTTGGGCCAAAATTCGTGAGAATGCTGATAAAGCAGAGGCTGAAGAAGCCACCACTCCCAACCAGACTTCTCCCACTGATGCCAGCACCAAGGAGCTGAGCGAAGACAAAACCATCCAGCCTGCCCTCAGCTTGCCCACGCAGGCCAGCACCAGGATCCTGCGCAAGTACTCCAATCTTCGGGGCAAGCTGCGAGCCCAGCAGCGCATGGTGAAGACAGAGAAGCAGAGTGATGGCCCAGGGGACCATCTGTCCCTGGAGAACAAGCAGAGCCGGAAGAGTGTGTGCATCAACCCCCTGATGTCTCCAAAGTTGGCCTTGCAGATcaaagctgctgcctttcctgctAAATCTCCCTCAGTGGATGGGACGGGGAAGGGGCGGAAGGGGAAGAGCAGGTCCCAAGAGGACTCCTTGCCCAAAGTTGACCTCCAGCTcagcaagaagaagaagatgCTGAAGGAGAGCAGAAGCACCCAGGAGCGATCCAGCTCCTCCACCAAGGACAAGCTGCCTGCCAAGAAGGCTACTAAAATAAAGCATTCAGAGGTCAGTGCAAAAGCTCCCGCCACCCGAAAGCAGGCTGCCATGGAGCGGAGCAATAAACTGGccagaaaaatgtctttgaaagagaagaaagtcccgaaaaagcagctggagaagatgCGGCTCCCCATAAGGAAGGGCAAGGAGAACACGAGCAGAcgggctgtgctgcctcccaGTCACGAGGAGCTGTCCAAGTGCCCCAAGCAGAAGCCCCTGGGAGAGTCCTCCACACGGTCACAGAAGATGGCCAACAAGAAGCACAGCAGCGGGAAGACCCTGACAAGGTCCATGAAGAAGATGCAGGAGAACAATGTGTCTCAGGGCAAGAGGAAGCTGAGGGCAAAAGTGGACTGTTCGCACAGCAAACGATCACGACTGGACCCGAAATAG